The window AGTGCGCGTCAAATATCAGCAAAGAAGCTTTGTCAGAAAGAACAATTCCTGCCATTATAAGCCTTGCAATAAATGACTTTCCTGTACCTGTTCGACCGTAAATACCGCTACTTCTTTCAATAAACCTGTCAATGTCAATACACACCTGTGTACTTTCATCCATGTCAAGCACGCTTCCGATTGGGAAAAAGCGCTTTGGGTCTTTTTCAAAACTCCCAAACACATCTTGGATATCATCATATGTTGCCTTTCTCACACTTGATGCATGAAGAGGAATGTTTCTTATTGGCTGGTTTTTGCCCTCTTGCAGGTCAAATGCAAGCACAGGCTGGGCTTTGAATATTGTGTAAATTGAAGTTCCTCTCGTGATTCTGTTTAATAGCGAAAAACTGCTTCCCCTTGGAAGCTCAGCTAACGACTGCTTGTTCATTCCTTCAATGACCATGTCAGTGAGCATACAGTAGTACTTTTTCTTTTCCGTCTGGCTAACCAAGATACTACCTATCCTTGTATCTTCCACAGCAGAATCATCTTCTACCTTTATTGCAAGCCCTTCTAAAAATGACCCGCCTATGATTTTGCCAATTCTTTGCTGTTTATAAAAATTTTCTTGCATTTTTCCCACCCTTTACATCACAGGTTTGTAATTAGATTTTCCAGCCTCTCAATAATAGGTGTGAGAAGGTTCAAATCATATTTAAGATATATATTGAGCTCTTTCCCCATATGTTCTATGTACTCATAGTCTCTATCTCTTGCAACATAGGCAAAGTAAAGCATCCACGGAATCACTTCAACAATGTCAACATCCTTTGCTTTTATAACAGAGTTTAAAAATAAGCTACTCTGGGTTGCCAAAAGTATATCCTTTTTGTCCGCAAATTCAACCATTGTGTGGAGCTTTATGCTCCTGTCTGGAAGGGAATTTATGAATTTATCATTTGCTATAAAGCCAAGGATTATACACTTAAAGTAGCCCTTTAAAATTTGGTCAAGCTGCGGATAAAATTTTTTAAGCTCCTCAGCTGTTTTCCACAAAGCCCGCGGATACCCTTCTTGTGATATACTTCCTATGTCATACCTCGTAACACACCCTAAAACTCTATAGCTATCAAGGTCAAATTTTATAAATTGCCCAGCTGTTGGAATATTGTCAAGGTCTCTTGCTTCACATGTAATTTGAGTAAAGGAAATGTCTATTATCTCTCCAACCGCCATTATCAGAACAACTCCTCATTTAAACTATTCTTTTCATTTTATTACTTTTCTTTGCAGAATATGGCAAAATATCTTCTCCGAAATCCACAAGCATATTTTCTATGGCCATTTTGTCATGATATGAGATTGTAGAAAACTCATGAGCATGTGTTAGTGATATAGGATATCCAAATCCAATCTGGCACTGATGGTATATTGCACCAATGCATTTTTTGAGCCAACTTTGGTCTTTTGCAACATAGAGCGGTATCTCAATTCTCGCAACCTCATAGCCTGTTTGAAGGTAAACAAAGGCAATATCTGTGTCCTCAAACTCATCAAATGCTCTTCCTAAGGTGTAAAATACATTAGAGTGCTGACCAGTTTTTAGATGTGAAAATAAAAATACATCTCTTATCCTCTCAACCTTTTCGCAATTTCTTTTCTCATAGCTACTGCATTCTTTACAGTCAATCCTCATCTTAGCACAGTTATATATCCTGTAAAGATTAGAAATAATAGAGTTTTTTGGCATTGAGATGAAACCACAAACTGCAATGTTTTTTTGTTTTGCCAAATTAAATATCTTTTCAAGTTCAGGATTTGCCTTTCTGCCAAAGCGCAAACCTTGCCTGTCTTGTGTCCAGTCAATGAGATTACCATCATAGAGTACAAGTCTTAAGCTATCCTTAGGCAAAGAATTTTCAACATACTCTAAGATAGCCATATACTCTTTTGCCTGTCTTTCTCTTGAGATTTCTGATGAGTTTTTAATTGCCTGAGCTTCTTTTCTTGAGTAAAGTTCTTCATCAAGGTAAATGTAGCCTTGAGTTTTATAGTTAAAATTGCTATTTTTACTGTCATAAGTAATTTCCACACAGGCAATGTTCAAAAGATAGTAAGGCTGCGAAATATGCCTGTCAATCTCTGTATTGCTGCCATCGACTGCAAACACTTCATAACTTGTCTGAACCTCACAAGGAAAACTTCTCATAAACTCATTGAAATTGCTATAGTATGGAAGGCAAAATAGAATTTCGTTTTTCTCATCCTTCCTTGGAATTTTAGAAAGTACCTTTTCTATTTTTTTATCATCTAATGAGTACAAAAATTCAGAAACTTCATTAATACTTTCTCTTATCTCTCTTTCCTTTTCCAGTATTCTACTTTTCTTCTCATTTATCTGCTGAACCAAGTTATGAAAATCTAACATTTTCTCACATCCGCTATTAAAAATATGGACAATTAAATTATATCATTTCAAACAAAACTTATCAAACATTTATTCGTGTAGTAAAACAACAGCAAAGGCGGAAATCCCTTCTTTTCTCCCTTCAAACCCCAAGCCTTCAGTTGTCTTTCCTTTGATATTCACCTGGTTTTTTTCAATATTCAGTGCACTTGCAATGTTTGTCTTCATCTCATCTGTATATGGAGAAATCTTTGGGCTTTGTGCAACTATTGTTGTATCTATGTTAATTATACTCATGCCTCTACTTTCCAAAAGCTTTGAAACTTCCTTTAAAAGAGTGATACTCGAGACATCCTTGTATTTCATATCAGTATCAGGAAACAGCCTTCCAATATCATTTTCACCCATAGCACCAAGGATCGCGTCAATTATTGCGTGAATTAAAACATCTGCATCAGAATGCCCTAAAAGCCCTTTTTCAAATGGAATCTCAACACCACCCAAGATTAGTTTTCTTCCTTCGACAAATCTGTGAACATCATATCCAATCCCTACTTTAAACATTTGACTTAAACTCTCCTTTCAAATATTACAATTCCTTCTTTTAAGATTTTATTTTTGAATGTTTCGTTTTCTAATTTCTCAAGTTCAACTAAGTCAACCTTATAAAGCCCTGCAGCTTCATCCAAATCTAATTTAAAACCAGCTGTTGTTTCACCATCTACTACTATTGCAATGTCAATATCCGAATTTATTTTATAATCACCTCTTGCTCTTGAACCAAATAATATAGCCTTTTTTATTGTCCTTTCACTTCTGATGAGCTCCATAATTTTCTCAAATATGACATCTTCAATCCCAAATTTCATTTAATCAACTCCTCAATTTTTTTTCAAGTTCCTCAAACAAAGGTAAGTAGTCACTTTTTATTCTCTCAAATATTATTTTGGCAACACATTCATCATAGGTGTGGACCGTCAAGTTCCTATCTTCAATCATCCTTAGCCATTTTTCTTGATTTTCAATCAAGCCCACTGAAAATGCTTCTTTGAAAACTGCTCTAGGCGAAGAAATATTTACTATGCCTTGATATTCCAAATACGCCTTCAATAATTTCCAGGCAAGTTCATAGGTAAATTCAAATCTTTGAATAGCACCGTCATACAAAAGAGGATTATCGCTTCTTTCCGACACCGCTTCTTTCAATCTCAAAAGTGCTTTCTGAAAGTTAGCAAATCTTTCTCTAATTTTTTCCAAATCATTCATCCTCCATTTTCTTTTTGTTCTTTTACTTTTCGATATTTAAATTATATCACATGAAAAAACCTCTTAGTCTTTCAAAAAAATTTGACATACAAAGAATCTTAATGGTATTATTAAATAAATACCACAAGTGAATAGCTCATAATATATTAATAGATAGAGGCGCGTCTTTTAAGAGTAGGCAGGTGGATGTGAAAGAAGACACAGATGAAACCTGCTGAAAGGAAAAGACGCCGAAGGGAGTTTCTTTCTTCTTGGAAACTTCCCTGGGTGCATGGAGAATATCCATGCAACTGTCACCAATTGAAAAATTGGTGGAGCGCTATCTGTTAATATATTGTATGCTTGTAGTACAATATATTAACAGAAGCTGGCTCAAAAACCAGCTTTTTTAGTTTTATTTGATTTTATTCTCAGCTTTAAATTAAAATATTTTTAGAGGAGGTCTATACAAAGTGGCAAGAAAAATCAAAATGGCAATAGTCGGCGCAACTGGTATGGTTGGAAGAACATTTTTGAAGGTGTTAGAAGAGAGAAATCTTCCTGTTGAGGAATATTACCTCTTTGCATCAAGCAGGTCAGCTGGTACAAAGGTTGAGTTTATGGGAAAGGAATACATTGTTGAAGAGTTAAAAGAAGATTCATTTGACAGAGGAATAGACATTGCTCTTTTCTCAGCCGGTGCATCCACCTCTCTTCACTTTGCACCAATTGCAGCTTCCAAAGGCTGCATTGTAATTGACAACTCAAGTGCATGGCGTATGGAAAAAGACGTTCCTTTGGTTGTCCCAGAGGTAAATCCAGAGGATATCAAGTGGCATAAGGGAATTATCGCAAATCCAAACTGCTCAACAATTCAGGCAGTTGTTGTTCTAAAGCCTTTGCACGACAAATACAAAATAAAGAGAATTGTGTACTCGACATATCAGGCTGTCTCAGGTGCTGGATATCAAGGATATTTAGATTTGGAAGAAGGTTTAAAAGGTGCACCACCAAAAAAATTTCCATATCCAATTGCAGGAAATGTAATTCCTCATATTGACGTTTTCTTAGAAAATGGATATACAAAAGAAGAGATGAAGATGATAAATGAAACAAGGAAGATTTTGCATGATGACTCTATCAAAATTACAGCAACAACCGTAAGGGTACCTGTTTTCAATGGTCATAGTGAGTCCATTAACGTTGAATTTGAAAAACAATTTGATTTAGAAGAATTAAAAGAAACTTTAAGACAGGCACCGGGTGTTGTTGTTCAGGACGACCCAGAAAATCTTTTGTACCCAATGCCAATCTATGTATCTGGTAAGGATGAAGTGTATGTTGGAAGAATCAGAAGAGATGAATCTGTTGAAAGTGGTGTAAATCTTTGGGTTGTTGCTGACAATATCAGAAAAGGTGCCG is drawn from Caldicellulosiruptor naganoensis and contains these coding sequences:
- a CDS encoding DNA double-strand break repair nuclease NurA yields the protein MLDFHNLVQQINEKKSRILEKEREIRESINEVSEFLYSLDDKKIEKVLSKIPRKDEKNEILFCLPYYSNFNEFMRSFPCEVQTSYEVFAVDGSNTEIDRHISQPYYLLNIACVEITYDSKNSNFNYKTQGYIYLDEELYSRKEAQAIKNSSEISRERQAKEYMAILEYVENSLPKDSLRLVLYDGNLIDWTQDRQGLRFGRKANPELEKIFNLAKQKNIAVCGFISMPKNSIISNLYRIYNCAKMRIDCKECSSYEKRNCEKVERIRDVFLFSHLKTGQHSNVFYTLGRAFDEFEDTDIAFVYLQTGYEVARIEIPLYVAKDQSWLKKCIGAIYHQCQIGFGYPISLTHAHEFSTISYHDKMAIENMLVDFGEDILPYSAKKSNKMKRIV
- the ispF gene encoding 2-C-methyl-D-erythritol 2,4-cyclodiphosphate synthase, with protein sequence MFKVGIGYDVHRFVEGRKLILGGVEIPFEKGLLGHSDADVLIHAIIDAILGAMGENDIGRLFPDTDMKYKDVSSITLLKEVSKLLESRGMSIINIDTTIVAQSPKISPYTDEMKTNIASALNIEKNQVNIKGKTTEGLGFEGRKEGISAFAVVLLHE
- a CDS encoding nucleotidyltransferase family protein, producing the protein MKFGIEDVIFEKIMELIRSERTIKKAILFGSRARGDYKINSDIDIAIVVDGETTAGFKLDLDEAAGLYKVDLVELEKLENETFKNKILKEGIVIFERRV
- a CDS encoding nucleotidyltransferase substrate binding protein; translation: MEKIRERFANFQKALLRLKEAVSERSDNPLLYDGAIQRFEFTYELAWKLLKAYLEYQGIVNISSPRAVFKEAFSVGLIENQEKWLRMIEDRNLTVHTYDECVAKIIFERIKSDYLPLFEELEKKLRS
- a CDS encoding aspartate-semialdehyde dehydrogenase, coding for MAIVGATGMVGRTFLKVLEERNLPVEEYYLFASSRSAGTKVEFMGKEYIVEELKEDSFDRGIDIALFSAGASTSLHFAPIAASKGCIVIDNSSAWRMEKDVPLVVPEVNPEDIKWHKGIIANPNCSTIQAVVVLKPLHDKYKIKRIVYSTYQAVSGAGYQGYLDLEEGLKGAPPKKFPYPIAGNVIPHIDVFLENGYTKEEMKMINETRKILHDDSIKITATTVRVPVFNGHSESINVEFEKQFDLEELKETLRQAPGVVVQDDPENLLYPMPIYVSGKDEVYVGRIRRDESVESGVNLWVVADNIRKGAATNAVQIAEKVIEYFFS